A region from the Mycoplasmopsis bovigenitalium genome encodes:
- the gap gene encoding type I glyceraldehyde-3-phosphate dehydrogenase produces MKKIAINGFGRIGRLTLRHLLETKNQDVEVVAINDLTDPRMLAHLLKYDTAFGVLKHDVQVKENAIVVDGKEIKVFAEKDPENLPWKDLEIDVVLECTGFFTKKDLANKHIIAGAKKVLVSAPAGSDVKTVVYNVNHQELNKDDKIASAASCTTNGLAPVVKVLVDNFGLINGYMTTIHSFTGDQMLQDGPHRKGDLRRARSAAMNIVPSSTGAARAIGLVVPEATGKLDGSALRVPTITGSIIDLTVQLEKQPTLDELHAAFKKAANESFIYNTDEIVSSDIINSHAGSIFDATLTKIQEANGQRIYKVFAWYDNEMSYVSQLVRTTIHFAKLS; encoded by the coding sequence ATGAAAAAAATAGCTATTAACGGCTTTGGACGTATTGGCCGCTTAACATTACGTCACTTATTAGAAACTAAAAATCAAGATGTTGAAGTAGTTGCAATTAACGACTTAACAGACCCTCGTATGCTTGCACACTTATTAAAATATGATACAGCATTTGGCGTTCTAAAACACGATGTTCAAGTAAAAGAAAATGCAATCGTTGTAGACGGAAAAGAAATTAAAGTTTTTGCAGAAAAAGATCCTGAAAACTTGCCTTGAAAAGATCTAGAAATAGATGTTGTTCTTGAATGTACAGGCTTTTTCACTAAAAAAGATTTAGCAAATAAACACATTATCGCAGGTGCTAAAAAAGTTCTTGTTTCAGCGCCAGCAGGTAGCGATGTTAAAACAGTTGTTTACAACGTAAACCACCAAGAATTGAATAAAGACGACAAAATTGCTTCAGCGGCATCATGTACAACTAATGGTTTAGCACCAGTGGTTAAAGTTTTAGTTGATAACTTTGGATTAATCAATGGTTACATGACAACAATCCACTCATTTACAGGAGACCAAATGCTTCAAGATGGGCCTCACCGTAAAGGAGATTTAAGAAGAGCGCGTTCAGCAGCAATGAATATTGTTCCTTCTTCAACAGGAGCGGCAAGAGCAATTGGTCTAGTAGTTCCTGAAGCAACAGGAAAATTAGATGGTTCAGCACTTCGTGTTCCTACAATCACGGGTTCAATCATTGATTTAACAGTTCAATTAGAAAAACAACCTACTTTAGATGAATTACACGCTGCATTTAAAAAAGCTGCAAATGAATCATTTATTTATAATACTGACGAAATTGTTTCATCAGACATTATAAACTCACATGCTGGATCTATTTTTGATGCCACTCTAACAAAAATTCAAGAAGCAAATGGACAAAGAATTTATAAAGTTTTTGCTTGATATGACAATGAAATGTCATATGTATCACAACTAGTTAGAACTACAATTCATTTTGCAAAATTATCTTAA
- a CDS encoding phosphoketolase family protein: MKNKNIDFDSREYLNKVDAWWRAANYIAVGQMYLKNNPLMKGGLKIEDVKVYPIGHWGTIPGQNFIYAHLNRVINKYDLNMFYISGPGHGGQVMIANSYLDGSYTELFPKVGQDEKGMKELFKTFSFPGGTASHAAPCAPGSLHEGGELGYSLSHATGAILDNPDLIAATVVGDGEAETGPSMAGWLSNTFINPKNDGAVLPIIHVNGGKISNPTIFARRSDAELESLFRGLGWEPIIVNVLKAADYHQEMADKLDYAIEKILAIKAEANKLDASKQTRPEWPMIILRSPKGWTGPSKFGGNQIEGSFRAHQVPIPVKAADDTHLQDLIDWLESYRPQELFTDDAKLRPEFNIAPKGNQRMAMNPATNGGINPKELNLPKWTDFAVKFNKPGQAIEQDMANLSKYYAQIIKLNPDNFRVFGPDETKSNRLFEVLKVTDRQWLDPIETELDESVSPAGRIIDSQLSEHQAEGFLEGYVLTGRHGIFASYEAFLRVVDSMVTQHLKWINKSKEHDWRKSLPSLNLIATSNAFQQDHNGYTHQDPGMLGHLADKTPEIVREYLPADTNTLLAISEKAFKERDVINLIVASKQPREQFFTVEEAQELADKGYKVIDWASNVSIDQEPDLVFAACGTESTIEALAAISILNKEYPELKIRFVNVVEILKLRSQKIDKRALSDAEFDKVFTKDKPVVFAFHGYEGLLRDIFFTRTNKNLHPHGYRENGDITTSFDIRQLSHMDRFHMSITAAEAVYGPKSASFVKKMNETLEYHTAYVREHGTDIDIVKNWKWEGIK, from the coding sequence ATGAAAAACAAAAACATTGATTTTGACTCAAGAGAGTATTTAAATAAAGTTGATGCTTGATGAAGAGCTGCAAACTATATTGCTGTTGGTCAAATGTATTTAAAAAATAACCCACTTATGAAAGGTGGTTTAAAAATTGAAGACGTTAAAGTTTATCCAATTGGTCACTGAGGCACAATTCCTGGACAAAACTTTATTTACGCACACCTAAACAGGGTAATCAACAAATATGACTTAAATATGTTTTATATTTCAGGCCCAGGTCACGGTGGACAAGTTATGATTGCTAACTCATATCTTGATGGTTCATATACTGAATTATTCCCTAAAGTAGGGCAAGATGAAAAAGGAATGAAGGAGTTATTTAAAACATTCTCATTCCCTGGCGGTACAGCATCACACGCTGCGCCTTGCGCGCCTGGTTCATTGCACGAAGGTGGAGAATTAGGATACTCACTATCTCACGCTACTGGTGCAATTCTAGATAATCCAGATTTAATTGCTGCTACTGTTGTTGGTGATGGCGAAGCTGAAACAGGACCATCTATGGCAGGATGATTGTCTAACACATTCATTAACCCTAAAAATGATGGTGCTGTTTTACCAATTATTCACGTTAATGGTGGAAAAATCTCTAACCCAACTATTTTTGCTAGAAGAAGTGATGCTGAACTTGAATCATTATTTAGAGGACTTGGTTGAGAACCAATCATCGTTAATGTATTAAAAGCTGCTGATTATCATCAAGAAATGGCTGATAAATTAGATTATGCAATTGAAAAAATTTTAGCAATCAAAGCAGAAGCAAACAAATTAGATGCTTCAAAACAAACTAGACCAGAATGACCAATGATTATTTTAAGATCACCAAAAGGTTGAACTGGACCAAGCAAATTTGGCGGAAATCAAATCGAAGGTAGCTTTAGAGCTCACCAAGTTCCAATTCCTGTAAAAGCTGCAGATGATACACATTTACAAGACCTAATCGATTGACTAGAGTCATACAGACCACAGGAACTATTTACAGATGATGCTAAATTAAGACCTGAATTTAATATTGCACCAAAAGGCAACCAAAGAATGGCTATGAATCCAGCTACAAACGGTGGAATCAATCCAAAAGAACTAAATTTACCAAAATGAACAGATTTTGCAGTTAAATTTAACAAACCAGGTCAAGCGATTGAGCAAGATATGGCAAATTTATCAAAATATTATGCTCAAATTATTAAATTAAACCCAGATAACTTTAGAGTATTTGGACCAGATGAAACTAAGTCAAACCGTCTATTTGAAGTTCTAAAAGTTACCGATCGTCAATGACTAGATCCAATTGAAACTGAGTTAGATGAATCAGTTTCTCCTGCTGGTAGAATTATTGACTCACAACTTTCAGAACACCAAGCTGAAGGTTTCTTAGAAGGTTATGTATTAACTGGTCGTCACGGTATTTTTGCATCATATGAAGCATTCTTAAGAGTTGTTGACTCAATGGTTACTCAACACCTAAAATGAATTAACAAATCAAAAGAACACGACTGAAGAAAATCATTGCCATCATTAAACTTGATTGCAACATCAAACGCATTCCAACAAGACCATAATGGTTATACACACCAAGACCCAGGTATGTTAGGTCACTTAGCTGATAAAACTCCTGAAATAGTAAGAGAATACTTGCCTGCTGATACAAACACATTGTTGGCTATCTCTGAAAAAGCATTTAAAGAAAGAGATGTAATTAACTTAATTGTTGCATCAAAACAACCAAGAGAACAATTCTTTACAGTTGAAGAAGCGCAAGAACTTGCTGATAAAGGTTATAAAGTAATTGATTGAGCATCAAATGTTTCAATTGACCAAGAACCTGATTTAGTTTTTGCTGCATGTGGTACAGAATCTACAATTGAAGCTCTTGCTGCAATTTCAATTCTAAATAAAGAATACCCAGAATTAAAAATTAGATTTGTAAACGTTGTTGAAATTCTAAAACTAAGATCACAAAAAATTGATAAACGTGCTCTAAGTGATGCTGAATTTGACAAAGTATTTACAAAAGACAAACCAGTTGTATTTGCATTCCACGGATACGAAGGTTTATTAAGAGATATATTCTTTACAAGAACAAACAAAAATCTACACCCTCATGGATACCGTGAAAATGGAGATATTACAACTTCATTTGACATTCGTCAACTTTCACACATGGATAGATTCCACATGTCAATTACTGCTGCAGAAGCTGTTTATGGTCCAAAATCTGCTTCATTTGTTAAGAAAATGAATGAAACACTTGAATACCACACAGCATATGTTAGAGAACACGGTACTGACATTGATATTGTTAAAAATTGAAAATGAGAAGGTATTAAATAA
- a CDS encoding lactate/malate family dehydrogenase: MKKIIVVGLGNVGFTYINIAVCRGLEVEWILVDKNEDIAIAHAKDFSDMVSIMPRNGSKFRPGTLEEDGKDADIVVVCASIPANKDFSDRLALAEANAKLMNDFGSKLKKSGFKGVVIVAANPCDVMAAVFHYASGLPAEKVISAGTVLDSARLRKLVSYHFDIDADSVSVNMIAEHGASAMAVWSTAKVGDTFIKDLPHFTEELKEKLYEDSKKEAFEIFSRKGNTQFGIGTSLFEITSAVLENKRRIMTIGVKLPETFKHPGIYFSIPVIVGENGYEYLKEKMSLTDAEWERFNKASEGFCKVHNDVLSLVGVKHTFK; this comes from the coding sequence ATGAAAAAAATTATTGTTGTTGGTTTAGGTAATGTTGGTTTTACCTACATAAATATTGCTGTTTGTAGAGGGCTAGAAGTTGAATGAATTCTAGTTGACAAAAATGAAGATATTGCTATTGCGCATGCTAAAGACTTCTCAGACATGGTTTCAATCATGCCTAGAAACGGATCTAAATTTAGACCTGGTACACTTGAGGAAGATGGAAAAGATGCAGATATCGTTGTAGTTTGTGCATCAATTCCTGCAAACAAAGACTTCTCAGACCGTTTAGCATTAGCTGAAGCTAACGCTAAATTGATGAATGATTTTGGTTCAAAATTGAAAAAATCAGGATTCAAAGGTGTTGTTATTGTTGCTGCTAACCCTTGTGATGTTATGGCTGCTGTATTCCACTATGCTTCAGGACTTCCTGCAGAAAAAGTTATTTCAGCTGGAACAGTTCTTGACTCAGCGCGTTTAAGAAAACTAGTTTCATACCACTTTGACATTGATGCAGATTCAGTTTCAGTAAACATGATTGCTGAACACGGTGCTTCAGCAATGGCTGTTTGATCAACTGCAAAAGTTGGTGATACATTTATCAAAGATTTACCTCATTTTACAGAAGAACTTAAAGAAAAATTATACGAAGACAGTAAAAAAGAAGCTTTTGAAATATTCTCACGTAAAGGAAATACTCAATTTGGAATTGGAACTTCATTGTTCGAAATTACAAGTGCAGTTCTAGAAAACAAAAGAAGAATTATGACTATTGGTGTTAAATTACCTGAAACATTCAAACACCCTGGAATTTACTTCTCAATCCCTGTAATTGTTGGCGAAAACGGATACGAATACTTAAAAGAAAAAATGTCTCTAACAGACGCTGAATGAGAAAGATTCAACAAAGCATCTGAAGGATTTTGTAAAGTACACAATGATGTTTTAAGTCTAGTTGGCGTAAAACACACATTTAAATAA